A stretch of DNA from Deltaproteobacteria bacterium:
TGTTCCGATCATGTCTCTGGCCCACATGCAGCGCCACGGTCACCGGCCCATCGCCCTGGTGGGGGCCGGCACGGCCCTGATCGGTGACCCGAGCGGTAAAACGGAGATGCGGCGGGTCCTCACACGCGGGGAGATCGATGAGAACGCTGAGGCCATCAAGCAGCAACTCTCCCGCTATATCGACTTCAGCGAGGGGAAGGCTGTTCTGCTAAACAACGCCGACTGGCTGATCCCCCTCAACTACATAGAGTTTCTCCGTGACGTGGGTCGCCACTTCAGCGTGAACCGCATGCTGGCCGCCGAGAGCTACCGGATGCGGCTGGAAACGGGGCTCAGTTTCATCGAGTTTAATTACATGCTCCTGCAGTCCTATGATTTCTATCATCTCTACCGGCATCATGACTGCATCCTGCAGATGGGCGGAAATGACCAGTGGGGCAATATCGTGGCCGGGATCGACCTCACACGGCGCCTTGCCGACGGGAAGGTCTTCGGCATGACCTTTCCCCTCCTGGTGACCTCCCAGGGGCACAAAATGGGGAAGACCGAGAAGGGAACGGTCTGGCTTGATCCGGACCTGACGTCCCCCTATGAGTATTTTCAGTATTGGATGAATACGGAGGACGCCGATGTGGAAAGGTTCCTGGCGTTCTTCACCTTTCTGCCCGTTGAGGAGATAGGGGAAGCCGGCAAGCTCAGGGATGCCGAACTGAACATGGCGAAAACCGTCCTTGCCTATGAGGCCACGAAGGTTACCCATGGTGAGGAAGCGGCCCTGGCGGCATGGAAGGCATCGTCGGGGGCCTTCAACCTGCGGGCGGTGCCGGAAAACCTCCTTCCCTCGAGCTCCATCCCGCGGTCTGCGGCCGCCGCGGACGTATCGGCGATCCCCTTTGTGGAGAAGGAACGGAAGGAAATAGAAGCGGGCATTCCGGCCTTTGAACTGTTCCATGAGGTCGGGCTCTGCTCCTCCCGGGGGGAGGCCCGGCGGTTG
This window harbors:
- a CDS encoding tyrosine--tRNA ligase; amino-acid sequence: MSVYDVLEERGFVEQVTDEGPIREILAKESITCYIGFDPTARSLHVGSLVPIMSLAHMQRHGHRPIALVGAGTALIGDPSGKTEMRRVLTRGEIDENAEAIKQQLSRYIDFSEGKAVLLNNADWLIPLNYIEFLRDVGRHFSVNRMLAAESYRMRLETGLSFIEFNYMLLQSYDFYHLYRHHDCILQMGGNDQWGNIVAGIDLTRRLADGKVFGMTFPLLVTSQGHKMGKTEKGTVWLDPDLTSPYEYFQYWMNTEDADVERFLAFFTFLPVEEIGEAGKLRDAELNMAKTVLAYEATKVTHGEEAALAAWKASSGAFNLRAVPENLLPSSSIPRSAAAADVSAIPFVEKERKEIEAGIPAFELFHEVGLCSSRGEARRLISQGGCYVNGEPVRSFDDRIDAAHIDGNGEIRLRKGKKRYTVIKVL